The stretch of DNA GAAGATTATTGAGATTGTTTTAACAGAGACTACCTTAGCCTAAGGTTATAACCCTTTTATTTGTCATGAAAGAATTGGTGcctcaaaataaaactattcGGTTCACATTTGTAGTGATAGTGTGAGATATTCTTCTCCCACCAGAGAATCAAATGGCCTGCTGCACCATTTTAAGATTAAAGCTTTTTAATTGGAACTCCTGTGAACAATGtcaacattactattattagaCTTGTAACTGGTAATGAAACATTAGGATTTGTTTACACCATGccttaatttttcattcaaaaatgttttttgattTGCTGCCAAAGTATAACTTGCAATCAGCTTAAGCGTGAAAGTTATTAGTTTTATGTTTTagttagttttttaaatatctgtttattatatcaaatatataaaacCGTTTTAATATTTTCTGCATAGTGCCAATGCCAACCTTCAAATTGGTGAAAGCTCACAAAAATTTAGTGTGATATGTTTTTACACAGAGCACATCAATTGAACATTGATCAATAAAGTTTTTTCACAGATCTTAAAAAATAACTAGAAGATATTCACCAACTATTCGTTCACCTCCTGAGACATTTTTATCTCAATCTTTATTAAtctcaatttttattaaacccCTCTTTGAAGTACCattacaatatttactataataagagctgtgtctgccGTCCAAAGATTGCCTCATATGTGATTCGAACTGTCAACAACAGGCTCCGCTGTGCACATGCTATAATCTGTAATTATTATTTGCCTTCCACGGTTTAGAAtgattgtacacatagttattccCAGCGCTGTATCagcacctgatgatctctcacagcacactagactataCCAGGGTACAACTGTATATCAGTGGTTGAGAATCTTTCAAGTAATGGCCAACAGGTCTAATGGCTAACCCACGAAAAAAGGTGATGTAAATGGCAGATAACCCAGAGGATTGCTCCGTTGTATCATGCAGAGATGATTTTCAACATACTTGTAGCCGTAATTATAAATACCTGAGGTTGGTAATGGTACTTCTGAGACTTTTGACAGCCCTTTGATAAAATCAATCTATTCTACTAACCATTCTGTGATGCATAAACCTCTATGATAAGGTGTTTGCATGCCTGTTTAGTATCCACTTGCTGCATTTATTTCTTGGAAAGTTGGACTAGCTGTAACGGTAGCATCTTTATGAGTGTACGACCTTAATAAAGACTGATGAGTGGACTCGCTAATAACATAAGGTAAAGCATAAATGGAAAAGAATGAAAAAGAAAGACAAAATAGATGTAAGAGACTAAAATGACGAACAATTGTTCATCACATGCTAGCAATGAAAAGTAACAATTATTTGAACTAGAAATGAATAAACTGGAATCAGAATATAATCCAACAGAAGTCAAGCTCTATGGTCAATCACATGTACGTAAATTACTACAGGTTCAACGAAGACCAATATGTTGGTATTGAATAAGAAGCATTGAAACAGAATTTATGCCAGTTGGCAACACACAAATCCCTGTTATTGGGAGCTGCCATGACTTTGAACTAGCCTGTCAGCACTTGCAGTGGGTTACAGGCGGATCTTCCACCATTTCAGAGTTAAAATCTACAGCTTATCTTTTCAGAGTTTCATttacaggtaaatacaaatatttttactttggTAACCATGTGTAGATCACTTGGCACTGTGTCTGGGTTTTGCTGTAGACATGAAGGAGTGTTTGTGTAGGTAAGTTGAGTTGGACCCTTAATAGTGCTAATAGGAACATGGTCGAGGAATGCATAGGCGGGGCTAACATAAAAGAGGAGTTATTTAGCGCATAAGCGAATTAGTGTATAGGCGGAGCTAGTATACAAGCTGAACTGGTGCATAGGCGGAGCCATCAGGTAGCCGGAGCtaacatacactatgtttccatgatgcgtagtgcttcggagttgcgctatctccgaatcatggaaacggcgtcttcgcactgaaatcactgcgcactgatcagtgcgaagccagtgcaaatttgcagcaaggaaacaacgattgcgcagtggctgcgcatagctctcatgtcgtggagacagattcttcgagggctataaactagtacaaaggttatcccgctaatcttgttttttttctattcttccgatcttctttcacctaaatttaattatggtctgcattcacgaggatgatgaagtgattactttcctggactttgttatcgatgccaacacttttcgaaaaataggtggcaagccttaaattaacgtttaaataatatattacttaaaaatatattactttgtaaaaattgtgttaaggtttgtaaaaccttgtgaatgtgtattgtaaataaaagtataatgacgacagaagcataaaaaggcTGTTTCGGACATTCGGTATctgtgatcgattctatttctccatcaggcgattcgatttatacaatttctcttctccggctgatttgctgaaaacctctgcgcagcatggaaacgtacaatcccctcgacttcggagggggctgcttcgcagtactgcgcgccatggaaacatagtgatagaagaGGAGCTACTTAGGGCATAAGCGAGTTAGTGAATGGGCGGAGCTAATGCATAACCTGAACTGGTGAATAGGCCGAGCCATCAGGTAGGTGGAGCTAGCACATAAAGGGATAAGTGGAGTTAACTCAATGACAAAGTTATATGTACTGTACCACCAAGGTTAATATGAATCATTCAAAGTTGGTTCACAATGAATGTAAATTCTTGAAACCAAAAATATCGGGCACTGCTGAAGGAGAAGGAAAAGAAACCACAATAATGTGATTTATGGGTTGCTACAGAACTAGTTTAGCGGCTCTAGCAATTACTTGGGTCGATAATATAGATTTGATACCAGACTCAGCTAGCAAAACAACTCAAGCTTTGAATATAGATTTGATACCAGACTCAGCTAGCAAAACAACTTAAGCTGTGAATATAGATTTGATACCAGACTCAGCTAGCAAAACAACTCAAGCTTTGAATATAGATTTGATACCATACTCGGCTAGCAAAACAACTTAAACTGTGAATATAGATTTGATACCAGACTCGGCTAGCAAAACAACTTAAGCTGTGAATATAGATTTGATACCAGACTCCGCTGGCAAAACAACTTGAGCTGTGAATATAGATTTGATACCAGACTCAGCTAGCAAAACAACTTAAGCTGTGTATTTAGATTTGATACCAGATTCAGCTAGCAAAACAACTTAAGCTGTGAATATAGATTTGATACCAGACTCCGACTGCAAAACATAACTTTATGTATAAtgagtgataataataatataagaataataatgTATAATTGAATTAATATAATTTGCAGAACTCAATCGATTATTATTCTTTCACgattttcttctgagtgtttctGGCATTTGGCACAACGATAGAAATTTTAGTCAGAATAAGTTATTCTTCAGTTTATAGTGCAAAGTTTTGATACAACTTACACAAGAATTGCCTTGTACACAATCTAATATGTTCATAATGCTAGTCAGCAACTTCTACTTGCTGCCTATTTGAGATATGTGCAGCTAAAAAGCACTCtcagttgtcttctcatgcCTGAACTATATTCTATAGTGTATAGTTTCATGGGGTTTGCAGTTTATAATTGCATCCTAACTGGGttactattttattaataaagctCCATGTTTTAATATAGAAATGGTATGCTGCATTTTGTTTCTCTTTTGTTAGCCCATTCTAGGATGACCTAAATGGTTTTGCACACTCTGAGACCCAATTCACATGTTTTATCATTTCGAGTGACATGCTCACAGATGCGCACCAAATTGGACACGCGAGTTCGAGTCCGACATAAATTATCTCTAGGAGTTATTAGCTGTTAAGGTTTATATTTGCAGATTAATCGAATTATTGATTTACCTTGATTATTGATTTATTTGGTCTTACTATGTTCTCGTATAACTTACTTTGTACAGTATAGAAAAGTTAAATATTTGTATTCACCTGCTGACTCTAGATTTAAGCAGTATATCTATGCCATAGTTAGCTAGCTAGCTATATGCAATAAAacactagtattatataataaataatttttataaattttgaagcGAGCATATTTTGTTTATGACCTTTCGCAGAACTAGGCAAAGATGCCGCAGATTTTATAGTACAGATAACTCCGCATGATAACTCGGCAGATGCAGCAGTCTTCCACTACATGCCATGAAAAGAATCATAAAGTttttaacaacaaaacaaatttgacaTGAAGAAAAAGAATTATTGTACTAAACAAGGAAAGATATCAGTTGTTAAATTCTATTCAACATATAAATGTTTTATACGCACTTGTACAAGTGTAGCAAAACTGATACCATTGAAGACCATCCCACAGCCCCAATTTTTTAAATCTTGAACAGAATTTAATTTACTGTCTTAGagaagttttttaaaacaacaGCAAGTTAAATttgatttgctgtttcaaatAAGCAAAATAGTAATGTTTAAAATTCCTTTTTATGTTTAAGTTTTATGCACAGCGACAGCCCGGCCTCAACTAACAATCACCCCTAAACTTCCATCTTTTGACATTAAATGTAAACCGCACCACACATTTGTTTATACATACAAAGTAACTTAAACATACAGTGTGATATGAATTAaaacaaaacttgaaaataacaagtaaaatatataaactaaattatttaaaactgaaTCTAGTGTAAGATAGAGTAAGTTATTCCAAGTATATCTGTCACTCACTTAATTGACAGATTTACACATAACcaaattgttttattgtttatgagttTGAGTCCTTTACGATGCAATCATTTCTCCTAACTTGCAATCATaataaaaagcatttttgttCCTTTAGTAAGTAAAACcttatatatagtttaaatgcaagacctttagtttttacaCACTTTTGCGTAATGCAATCATTTTAattctatatataaaattatttaaagatttatcATAGTTCTTTGGCTAAAAAACATTAAACagaagaaaacatgtttttaaaattatttgctcTGATACAGAATTCCTATCAGAATAAATTAGTTTCATACGTCAAGATTCAATTGCCCTTAACAAACAAATACAGATGTAGATCATAAAAGCCCAGAGCATTTTTGATATGCACCCAAAGTTAATGAAGCAATGACTATTGCACAGGCTTATCAGCACAAACAACACTTCTAATTATGGGCATATTAAACTTGATTtgtttcctttcatttcatattTGTGAAGGATGAGAGTCGCGTTGGCTTGTTCCGATATGGCAACGCTTGAGTGAGGTGATGAATTGCTCTCTCGCTGATATGATTGCTATTTGATCGACCTTTCTGTGATAAAATTACCTAGGTTCCAAACAGAAATAGCGTAGTGGCACTCTCTTTCGGTTGTGGCGCTGTAATGCTATTGTGGAAACAGCTGTGTTGCTGTCAATCGGTCGTGGTTCGATATTGTTGCTTGGAAGTGAAACACTCTTGCGACGCGCCATTTTGTGCCATGGAAATGACGTTACCGACCAACAATGTCGCACTTGTGCCTGTGCATAGGTCTTGCTTTTCTGCTTCATATGCAgaactttttttgttaaaatgtgcAAATGAAAACTTTGACATAAGAGGTcacatgatctgcttgtcggcCCAGCGTAATGTTTCAGCGCTAGTGCACCCCGGTGTCACTGCACTattgctgtatggaaacttagtaaaTATAATACAGCTCGAAAACTGCCACAAAGTTGTTGTAAGTTTGTAACTAAATTTGGCTTTGaatcattattaaaattacAATATTGACATATTGTGAATTGAGAACCATTGATGTGAAGGCCCTGTGAGTAATCGTTCAAGTGTTGGATAGTAGGGTGTAGGGTAGTACTGCAACATCAATTTTCCAAAAAGGTACATAAAAAATCACAGGCTATTTTGACAATTGTGTCGGTAAAGGTCCTCTGGTAGTTGTGCTATGCTGAGTATGCCCATAGGTCATGGTTGCCATGGAGGGGCTTGGTTTATCCCTAGCACCCACTCGTACTGTGTTTCACCTCATGAATACCGTCACATGTCATTGCTGCATGTGCAATCCTGAATCAGATGGGATCAACAGGTacttaaaatataaacatatgaaTAATTAGATGGTGCCACGAGAGACTTTACAGGCACTAGCTGGTCATGGAGAAATGTTTCACTTATGTAGACTTCACTCCAGACTACTTTCAGCTTGTTAAAACCTTTCAACGTGTTAGAACTTTTCAACCAGTTGGAGCTTTTCAACCAGTTAGAGCTTTGTAACTTGTTATAGCTTTTCAAATTGTTAGAGCTTTTCAACCTATTATAGCTTTTCTATAGAAGCTGGATTAAAATTAGATTAGAAAATTGGAGTTTTTGCAACGCGCTAGAGTCATTTGTGTAAAAGAATCAATGTTATCTAATCAATgaaaattaaattgaattttatttttgatcCAGATAAAATAGAGAAATTTGTATTAACTTTAGTAGTCTTAAAAACAGGTTTTTAAAGCTTTTCTATACATGAACAAAAATCTCTctaagtcagttgttgtagtTTGGTTACCTGTCAGTCtatcagtcagtcagtcagtctgtctgtcagtcagtctgtcagtcaatcagtctgtcagtctgtcagtctgtcagtctgtcagccagtcagtctgtcagtcaGTCTGTCAGTAGTCTGTCAGTCAGTATGTTAGTCAATCAGtcagtcagtctgtcagtcCGTCTGTCTGTCAGTCAGTTCGTCGGTTCGTCAGTCCGtcagtcagtctgtcagtctgtcagtctgtcagtctgtcagccagtcagtctgtcagtcaGTTCATCAGTCaatcagtcagtcagtcagtcagtctgtcagtcagtctgtcagtctgtcggccagtcagtctgtcagtcagtctgtcagtcagtcagtcagtcagtcagtctgtcagtcaGTCAATCAGTTtgtcagtctgtcagtcagTCAATCAGTCAATCAGtcagtcagtctgtcagtcaGTCTGttagtcagtcagtcagtcagtctgtCGGCCAGTCAGTCTGTCAGTAGTCTGTCAGTCAGTATGTTAGTCAATCAGtcagtcagtctgtcagtcCGTCTGTCCGTCAGTCAGTCAGTCCGTCGGTTCGTCAGTCTGTCAGTCAGTCTGTCAGcctgtcagtctgtcagtctgtcagtctgtcagtctgtcagccagtcagtctgtcagtcaGTTCGTCAGTCAATCAGtcagtcagtctgtcagtcagtctgtcagtcagtcagtctgtTAGTCAGTCAATCAGTTCGTCAGtctgtcagtcagtcagtcCGTCAGTTGGTCAGTCTGCCAGTCAATCAGTCAATCAGTCAGTCCGTCAGTTAATCAGTGACTTGGTCATTCATTCAATCattcagtcagtcagtcagtctgtCAGTTCATCAGTAAGTCAGTCTGTCAGTCAGTCcatcagtcagtcagtcagtcagtcagtcagtcagtcagtaaGTCAGTCTGTCAGTCAGTCAGCCCATCAGtctgtcagtcagtcagtctgCCAGCCAATCAGTCAATCAGTCAATTAGTCAGTCCGTCAGTTAATCAGTGACTCTGTCATTCATTCAATCattcagtcagtcagtcagtctgtCAGTTCATCAGTAAGTCAGtctgtcagtcagtcagtccatcagtctgtcagtctgtcagtcagtcagtcagccagccagtcagtcagtcagtcagtcagtcagtcagtcagtctgtcagtctgtcagtcagTGGTTGGTTACTCATAAACTAGCAGAGTAGCTCAACTGGCTCATACATATTCTAAATGAAGGAAAGATGGGAAAGTTTCTGATAAGTTAAatcttaaaaatgaacttgcacagaattttagtagattttgttaaaaattgttggtgtttttctatcatttgcgattatttttgatgtttcaggtgatctgattggcaggatatttcaagattaaaatcaataaaacttgatcgcgataaAAATGTTCAGCTCAAGCGAAAAAGCAATTATGACGTTTGTAGTTGCGAAGAGACCGACAGAGTAAAGACCCGTTATGCCGCAACATGAATGCAATAGCCAAGATCTACTATAGTAACGATAttaactagtgacatcatttcgcacgTATTTTCTTCTGAGAATTTtgaccgtgatcaagttttgtcgctTTAAATCTTAAAGcattctgacagtcagatcacctcaaacatcaaacacaatcgcaaatgatgaaaaaatactaatatctattgataaaatctactaaaatttttcgCAAGTACATCTTTAAATTAAAAGAATATTATTGCTGAGCTCTGGTAGTTGATGGAGGCATTAATTAAAGGCATACTGACTGAGAAGCTGTAAAAAAGTGAGGCAACCAGCCTCAATTCAGATAAAGAGATTGAAGGGTCTAGATTTCTATGCAGTCTAACTGATAGTATCTTCACCTAAGAAAGACCCGGCAGATCATTATGTTATCTGTGTCTGTTCCTTATGCCTCAATTACCATTACCCAATAACATTCAAGATGGAGGAAGTGTCATTTATTGGCAGATAtgagaaaaacatttttgcaaaatcCTGTTCCTTGGGTTCTCATAGCAAGCATTGAAGGATATAATTCTGTTCTAAAATCTTCAATATCTGATTTTGGATTTCAAGGTGTTCCGCTATAGGCTTCATAAACGAGCATTTGAGCCTTGTTACCGGGGCTTCACTCTGGCCACCCTTAGCTGATCAAGATTGCACAAACCTCAGGCTATGCACCAAGCTACCTAAATGAGAGCATTACCTGCTTGATACGAAAAACAAAGTTTACCAAATCTTAGCTAGAACTTACCTAGAAAGTAATTGCTACAAAGTCATTATCTTCGAGTTGAATGACCTTGTGTCAAAGCTGAATAAGACAGAAAAGATAGCTGCAGCCAAGCTAAGGATGTTAGAATAGCTCATGCAAAGCATAAAGCCATACAGAGCTGTTATATCACCACTTGATGGATTATCCCACCATCATGATATGTGATGGTGTGATATCATCATCAGGAAGCAATCTCTCGAAGATTGAGTATAATGTCTACAGACCCTACAGAAGTCATTTGTGCAGAGGCCATCTCTGTAGAGGCTGTCACTACAGTCTGTCACTACGGAGGCTGTCACTACAGAGGCTGTCAGTACAGAGGCTGTCACTACAGTCTGTCACTACGAAGGCTGTCACTACAGAGGCTGTCACTACAGAGGCTGTCACTACAGAGGCTGTCACTACAGAGGCTGTCTCTACAGAGGCTGTCTCTACAGAGGCTGTCTCTACAGAGGCTGTCACTACATTCTGTCACTACATTCTGTCTCTACAGAGGCTGTCACTATGGAGGCTGTCACTACGGAGGCTGTCACTACAGAGTCTGTCACTACAGAGGCTGTCACTACGGAAGCTGTCACTATGGAAGCTGTCACTACAGAGGCTGTCACTACAGAGGCTGTCACTAAGGAAGCTGTCACTATGGAAGCTGTCACTACAGAGGCTGTCACCACAGTCTATCGCTACAGAGGCTGCTACTACGGAAGCTGCCACTACAAGGGCTGTCACTACAATCTGTCACTACAGAAGCTGTCTTTACAGAGGCTGTCACTACAGAGACTGTCACTATAGTCTGTCACTACAGAGGCTGTCACTGCAGTCTGTCACTATGGAGGCTGTCACTACAGAGGTTGTCACTGCAGAGGCTGTCACTACAGAGGTTGTCACTGCAGAGGCTGTCACTACAGAGGTTGTCACTGCAGAGGCTGTCACTACAGAGTCTGTCACTGCAGTCTGTCACTATGGAGGCTGTCACTACAGAGGTTGTCATTGCAGAGGCTGTCACTACAGAGTCTGTCACTATGGAGGCTGTCACTACGGAGGTTGTCACTACAAAGACTGTCACTACAGTCTGTCACTACAGAGGCTGTCACTGCAGTCTGTCACTATGGAGGCTGTCACTACAGAGGCTGTCACTGCAGTCTGTCACTATGGAGGCTGTCACTATGGAGGCTGTCACTACAGAGGCTGTCACTGCAGTCTGTCACTATGGAGGCTGTCACTATGGAGGCTGTCACTGCAGAGGTTGTCACTGCAGAGGCTGTACGTAttttttaagagcattgttgCACAAACCATGGCTCTGTGGttttggctggacatgtctgagacCGGTTGCAGAGAGAAATTTAAGGTTGGGTGTCATTCCTGGCATCACTAGTGACCTATTTTGGGTATTGAATCCCCAACCTGTTGCTTGTGTGTCAAGAGCTCTAGACTAGACTACTAGGCTACGGCTGCTCTCAACCATTTTCTAGTCTTTGCCATGACATGTGTCGAACAAGCCTTTAACACAACATTGATTTGTTTTACAGGTTAGCATACTAAGTTCAACAAATATATTACATTGGCTGACAGTCAGTCCATAATTAATAGACACATCTCATTCAACTATTTTTTTTGGTAGAAAACACtgataaaattacaaaaagtttagttttgtagttttttgatagtttaatatttttatctttattGTGGATAGGCCTATAttactaaaatcatcaaaaaagcATAAACGCTCGTTGTTGAGACAGCTCGAAGCCATAACCAAACCAAACAGTCTTTTAGGGTAACCATGTTCAGCAAAAGGCATCAGGAGGTTCTCTTTTCTCTTTTGTTTATCAGGTAAACATCTGGATGCCACTTCAAAAACTTACAGGTTTCAAAATATTGCGTAATTTGATAGTTTGGGTTTTAGTAACTTATTTGGTAGTCGCAAATGAGACAATTTGAAAATATTCCTACAGTGTTGAGTATTAAGGCCAAGGATAGCAGCCATCCTATTCCCACTGAACTGTCTTCACTAATTCTTGTACATATCCTCAACTTGTTTGTTTTTGAATTTGCGTTACAGGTTTGAAAATTCTGAGTTACCTATGCCCAggttatttgtatttattctttCACACGTATGACCTGCATCACTTTCTATTTAGGGATACTGACATACTATatccaccatcgtatgttttagtttttgacttttttgttacttacaaccttcaattcacaaTCCTgactcctccgcaatactaatagattactattattaaatattatattactatatataaatatatattatagtagttactattactattatattacttatTATTAGATTTTCAAAACATATTTGTTCCACCTGTTCAATTATTCCTGATctttgtcttttcattttttcttttgttttggcATGTGATGAAAAGCATTTTTTGGATGATGATCaaggtcaataaaaagttatacagacatacaaacatacagacTATACTATACAGCATACACTATTCAGCTACTTATGACTACTTAAAGATCAAAAACTTCTAGAAAACTACATGTTAGCAAGCCTGAGCGAGTGTAGGCAGTGATCCAAACTCCAATACCTTTTTATCTTTACCTGTAAACTTTGCATAGCTGTAGTGTCCTTAAATTTTGCGTCAAACTCTCACTGTACACTAGATACACTCCTCTGCCAAAAGATGAagcacattacaattatttagtatttctTCAATAAACTCAGTTCTAATTTGCCCTAAGactaaaataatacaaattttAAAGCTTAAAATCTAATCTCCTTTTTTGTACTTGCTAGCCGTTAAAaccatatttattattatatataatatagattatataacatacatatactataactattattataataattatgaatactaccctagcagtctagtgtgcGTGCAAGATTGcaaggtgtaataactaactgtACAATTATCCCATAATGTGACAAGGTGGGTGATTGGTACAGGTGATAGAATGCTGCTTTGACAATAtgaaagttgtgagtttgaGTCCCATCAGAAGAAATTGTTTTTCTTATCCTCTGAAAGTGGTTTCAGAGAGAcaaacagatggacaaacagatgaacacagctcttattatagtacagatTTTAACTCACAAACAATGAAACCATTTTGAAGATGATACATAGTTTTGCTGTGTTTCAGTTAAATAGTATATTGATAATATTGGTTACTTTAGCACCAAGATTCAAGTCTTTGGAAATGCTACTGGGTTGGATTCGTACATTCGCACAAAGCTTTATGTACACTAGTGTAGCACGAAATGATCAGGAAGGGCCAGAAAGGGCAAATCAAATGTAGTTAAACTCTCTGAAGAAGGAAAAGTTGTGCTTTATCACCGCTAGTTATTGTCGTGAGTTATCGCCACCAGTTATCGCCGCGAGTTATCGCCGCTAGTCATCGTCGCTAGTTATCATCGCTAGTTATCGCTGCTTGTTATTGCCGCAAGTTATCGCCGCTAGTTATCGTCGCGAGCTATCGCCGCTAGTTATTGCCGCTAGGTATTGCTGCTAGTTATCGTCGCTGGTTATCGCCGGTAGTTAACACCGCTAGTTATCGTCGCGAGTTATCGCTGCTAGGTATCGCTGCTAGTTATCGTCGCTAATTATCGCCGCTAGTTATCGCCGCTAGGTATCGCCACTAGTTATTGTTGCTAGTTATCGCCGCTAGTTATCGCCGCTAGTTATCGCCGCTAGTTATCGCCGCT from Watersipora subatra chromosome 2, tzWatSuba1.1, whole genome shotgun sequence encodes:
- the LOC137388104 gene encoding fap1 adhesin-like, translated to MVAMEGLGLSLAPTRTVFHLMNTVTCHCCMCNPESDGINSSSVRQSVSQSVSLSVCQSVSQSVCQSVHQSISQSVSQSVSQSVSLSASQSVSQSVSQSVSQSVCQSVNQFVSLSVSQSVNQSVSLSVSLLVSQSVSLSASQSVSSLSVSMLVNQSVSLSVRLSVSQSVRRFVSLSVSLSACQSVSLSVCQSVSQSVCQSVRQSISQSVCQSVCQSVSLLVSQSVRQSVSQSVRQLVSLPVNQSISQSSVSQSVSSSVSQSVSQSVHQSVSLSVSQSASQSVSQSVSQSVSLSVCQCSAIGFINEHLSLVTGASLWPPLADQDCTNLRLCTKLPK